Proteins co-encoded in one Papaver somniferum cultivar HN1 chromosome 5, ASM357369v1, whole genome shotgun sequence genomic window:
- the LOC113280737 gene encoding uncharacterized protein LOC113280737: MDMKDIRTQMGQLATTVSKLEAQAAGKLPSHPLNHKDNANAIGLQSGNQVEKPTTSPVSHEPDLEKEEGETAPKKADPVTNSNSKTRVSTYATRLPFLSRFANSNKETLYQEIWEIFKKIEVNIPLIEAIRQVPRYAKFLKEMFERAMIDLGASINFIPASIYESLNLDPLKDTGVIEDVLVQVNQLIFPEDFYVLDMMDEDPPSSTPLMLGRPFMRTARTKIDVFKGALTMEFDDEIISLNIFEAMGYPSDVHLCFSIDIIDYLAQQVFELNSDDALENTIMECLGYGNTKTLKVNCLCSMSL; the protein is encoded by the exons ATGGACATGAAGGACATACGAACACAAATGGGTCAACTAGCTACTACTGTGAGCAAATTGGAAGCACAAGCAGCTGGAAAACTTCCTTCACATCCATTAAATCATAAGGATAATGCCAATGCTATTGGTCTACAAAGTGGGAATCAAGTAGAGAAGCCGACAACATCACCGGTGTCCCATGAACCTGATTTGGAGAAAGAAGAGGGTGAAACAGCCCCTAAAAAGGCTGACCCGGTAACaaattctaactctaaaactcgtGTTTCCACTTATGCTACTCGTCTGCCTTTTCTTAGCAGGTTTGCAAATTCGAACAAGGAGACATTGTACCAAGAGATTTGGGAGATCTTTAAGAAGATTGAAGTGAACATTCCACTAATTGAGGCAATAAGGCAGGTCCCTCGCTATGCGAAGTTCTTGAAGGAAat GTTTGAACGTGCTATGATAGATCTAGGAGCATCCATTAATTTCATTCCTGCCTCCATTTATGAATCATTGAATCTTGATCCTCTTAAAGATACCG GGGTTattgaggatgttttggtgcaggttaacCAACTCATATTTCCGGAGGATTTCTATGTTCTTGACATGATGGACGAAGATCCACCATCGTCTACCCCCTTGATGTTGGGTAGACCATTCATGAGAACCGCAAGAACAAAGATAGATGTTTTTAAAGGCGCtttaactatggagtttgatgatgaaatcaTAAGCTTAAACATCTTCGAGGCTATgggatatcctagtgatgtgcatttatgtttttcaattgatattataGATTATCTTGCTCAACAGGTTTTTGAATTGAATAGTGACGATGCCTTAGAAAACACCATAATGGAGTGTTTAGGTTATGGAAATACAAAGACTTTGAAAGTGAATTGTCTATGCTCGATGAGCTTATAG